A window from Syntrophales bacterium encodes these proteins:
- a CDS encoding trypsin-like peptidase domain-containing protein, protein MTKRTVFTVFLLFLSVRAGAQEEAYKVQQAFNLVAAKAKPAVVSLKVIREDAETFIEPEFFFGYIIPREWTYRYDTQGVGSGLIIDADGHILTNYHVVEGASRIKVSMSDAGGKEKTYMASLSGGDPALDLAVLKMESKDRFPYLELEQLDAKVGDFALAVGYPFGFRQTFTSGIVSALNAGIKVEGRKYEKLIQTDAAINQGNSGGPLLNLNGRVIGVNAAIFSPSGAFAGMGFAIPASEVRRVLPDMLAGREVKRGWLGISLTALDPVMAARLGLKVTSGGIVNAVAKGSPAYEAGITRGNIITESDGEPIEKEEDLFYRTYTRRPGEIMELTVISGKLTKSKR, encoded by the coding sequence ATGACTAAAAGAACAGTGTTTACAGTGTTCCTTCTCTTCCTCTCCGTACGGGCTGGAGCTCAGGAGGAAGCGTATAAAGTTCAACAAGCTTTCAATTTAGTCGCCGCCAAAGCCAAACCGGCCGTGGTCAGTCTTAAGGTCATACGGGAAGACGCTGAAACATTTATCGAACCTGAATTCTTTTTCGGCTATATCATTCCTAGGGAGTGGACATACCGTTATGATACTCAGGGTGTGGGTTCAGGTTTGATTATAGATGCGGACGGCCATATTTTGACAAATTACCACGTGGTGGAAGGGGCTTCCCGCATAAAGGTTTCAATGTCGGATGCGGGCGGGAAAGAGAAAACATATATGGCTTCTCTTTCCGGCGGAGACCCGGCGCTGGACCTCGCGGTGCTTAAAATGGAATCCAAGGATCGGTTCCCCTATCTAGAGCTGGAACAACTTGACGCGAAAGTCGGAGACTTTGCGCTGGCGGTGGGATACCCGTTCGGTTTCAGGCAGACATTCACATCCGGCATAGTCTCAGCGCTTAATGCCGGTATAAAAGTGGAGGGCCGGAAATACGAGAAGTTGATTCAAACCGACGCAGCTATCAATCAGGGTAATTCCGGCGGACCATTGCTGAACCTGAACGGCAGGGTTATAGGCGTCAATGCTGCCATCTTCTCTCCATCCGGGGCTTTTGCCGGTATGGGATTTGCTATTCCCGCTTCGGAAGTCAGGCGTGTCCTGCCGGACATGCTCGCCGGGAGGGAGGTTAAACGCGGTTGGCTTGGGATATCGCTCACGGCGCTGGACCCCGTAATGGCGGCGCGGCTGGGTCTAAAAGTAACTTCAGGCGGGATAGTTAACGCGGTGGCGAAAGGCTCGCCCGCCTACGAGGCCGGGATAACTCGCGGCAACATCATAACGGAAAGCGACGGCGAACCAATTGAGAAGGAGGAAGACCTTTTTTACCGAACCTATACCCGAAGACCCGGGGAGATTATGGAACTGACGGTAATCAGCGGAAAACTGACCAAAAGCAAAAGGTT